One Stenotrophomonas maltophilia R551-3 genomic window, TGGCCGGCTCAAGGAAGGCGATCTGGCACGGGCGCGGCCGCTGCATGCCGAAGCCGGTGGCAGCCTGCTCGGCCTGCTGGTGCGGCTGGGGCTGGTCTCCGAGCGTGACCAGGCGCAGGCCAGCGCCGAGGTGCTGGGGCTGCCGCTGCTGGAGGGCAAGCAGCTGCCCGAGGCACCGCCGCAGGGGCTGGCCGAGGGCCTGCCGCTGTCGGTGCGCTTCCTCAAGCAGTTCCATGTGTGCCCGTTGGCGCTGGATGAACAGGGCGTGCGGCTGTGGCTGGCCGATGCCCACGATCCCTATCCGCAGCAGGCCGTGCAGCTGGCATTGGGCGTACCAGTGACGCCGGTGCTGGGCATGCGCGCGGAGATCGATGATCTGGTCGAGCGCTGGTTCGGCCAGGGCCGCAGTGCGATGGGCGCGATTGTCGAGACCGCCGACGGTGAGGGTGGGGCGGTGGACGACATCGAACACCTGCGCGACCTCGCCTCGGAAGCGCCGGTGATCCGCCTGGTCAACCTGGTGATCCAGCGCGCGGTAGAGCTGCGTGCCTCGGACATCCATGTCGAACCCTTCGAAAGCCGGTTGAAGGTGCGTTACCGCATCGACGGCGTGCTGGTGGAAGGCGAGAGCCCGCCGGCCAACCTCACCGCTGCGGTGATCAGCCGCATCAAGATCATGGCCCGGCTCAACATCGCCGAGCGCCGCCTGCCGCAGGACGGCCGCATCATGCTGCGCGTGCAGGGCAAGGAACTGGACCTGCGCGTGAGCACGGTGCCGACCGCACACGGCGAAAGCGTGGTGATGCGCCTGCTCGACCGCGAAACCGTGGTCTTCGATTTCCACCGGCTCGGCTTCACCGATGTCTTCCTGCCGCAGTTCCGCAAAGTGCTGGAACAGCCGCACGGCATCCTGCTGGTGACCGGCCCCACCGGTTCGGGCAAGACCACCACGCTGTACACCGCGCTGAGCCAGCTCAATACCGCCGACGTCAAGATCATCACGGTCGAAGACCCGGTCGAGTACCAGATCGAGGGCATCAACCAGATCCAGGCCAAGCCGCAGATCGGGCTGGACTTCGCCAATGCCCTGCGCAGCATCGTGCGCCAGGACCCGGACATCATCATGATCGGCGAAATGCGTGACCTGGAAACCGCGCGCATCGCGATCCAGTCGGCGCTGACCGGCCATCTGGTGCTGTCCACCCTGCATACCAACAACGCAGCCGGCGGCATCACCCGCCTGCTCGACATGGGGGTGGAGGACTATCTGCTCACCTCCACCATCAACGGCATCCTTGCCCAGCGCCTGGTGCGCCGGCTGGAACCGACCCACGCCGAGCGCTATGAAGCCTCGCCGGAAGAAGTCGAACGCTTCGAACTGCGCCGGCTGCAGCCGCAGGGGCCGATCCACCTGTACCGCCCGAAACCCTCGGCGCTGGCACCGACCGGCTACCTGGGACGCACCACCATCATGGAATTCCTGGTGATGAACGACGCGCTGCGGCGTGCGGTGATGCGCCGTGATGGCATGGGCGAGATCGAGCGCATCGCCCGCGAAGCCGGCATGCGCACCATGTACGAGGATGGCCTGTCCAAGGCGCTGAGCGGGCAGACGACCATCGAGGAAGTGCTGCGCGTGACCGAGGAAAGCTGATGCGCGCAGGACGCAGGGGCTGACATGCCGAACTACCGCTACAAGGCGCTCAATACGCACGGCGAGATCTTCGACGGGCAGATGGAAGCGGCCAGCGAGGCCGAGCTGGTCGCGCGCCTGCAGGACCAGGGCCACCTGCCGATGGAGACGCAGCTGGCTGACGGCGGCGCGATCGGCGGCAGCACCTGGCGCAACCTGTTCCGCCAACGCCCGCTGCAGGGCGCGGCACTGCTGCAGTTCACCCAGCAGCTGGCGACCCTGCTCGGTGCCGGCCAGCCATTGGAC contains:
- the gspE gene encoding type II secretion system ATPase GspE, translating into MNALAATAADTAEGRILDALLARGRLKEGDLARARPLHAEAGGSLLGLLVRLGLVSERDQAQASAEVLGLPLLEGKQLPEAPPQGLAEGLPLSVRFLKQFHVCPLALDEQGVRLWLADAHDPYPQQAVQLALGVPVTPVLGMRAEIDDLVERWFGQGRSAMGAIVETADGEGGAVDDIEHLRDLASEAPVIRLVNLVIQRAVELRASDIHVEPFESRLKVRYRIDGVLVEGESPPANLTAAVISRIKIMARLNIAERRLPQDGRIMLRVQGKELDLRVSTVPTAHGESVVMRLLDRETVVFDFHRLGFTDVFLPQFRKVLEQPHGILLVTGPTGSGKTTTLYTALSQLNTADVKIITVEDPVEYQIEGINQIQAKPQIGLDFANALRSIVRQDPDIIMIGEMRDLETARIAIQSALTGHLVLSTLHTNNAAGGITRLLDMGVEDYLLTSTINGILAQRLVRRLEPTHAERYEASPEEVERFELRRLQPQGPIHLYRPKPSALAPTGYLGRTTIMEFLVMNDALRRAVMRRDGMGEIERIAREAGMRTMYEDGLSKALSGQTTIEEVLRVTEES